The DNA sequence AGGGAGACAATGATGGCAATTGCAGCTAACACATACCTGAGCTTACTTTCTACATGAAGACATTAAAAATATTCCAAGTCACTTCCTTGTCTGAAAATgccatagtgcagtggttttcaagatTGGGATTTTGACAAGCAACCCCTGTGCATCTGCCAGAGAACACCAACAGACTGCTGAAGATCCAGGGTCATGTCAGATACTGGCTAGGTATATCAGGCCTCATTGTTACCTCACTTGAAGTAAGAGTGAAGCACAGAACACATCAAGCACTTTCCCTGTGGCTGTGCCTTTCGGGGGGGGAAGATTTGCAGTGACAAACAAGATGTCACAGGAAGTCACCTGCCATTGGTAGTCCTCTCActgacaccctcccccccaggatTCCCTTATGTTGCAGAACACCATTTAACACACTGCCTTATTGAAACACCCAAGGCACCAACACCAGAGTTGAAATTCTATGCCTTTAGAGACCAACTTCCAAGTTTAATATCTGACTGGATGTGCATTGCAGAATACTTTGAAGTCTTCCAATATTTGCAGACTCAAAGCCAGTTTCTCACGTAAGTCGTTCCATTATCATCAGGCATGAAAGTGGTCCTTAAAAGGGGTAGGGAAAAATCTACAGAGAGCACATAGTACAATGCAAGAATTGGAGACATCACATGACCACCAATGAAGTTTTCCTTGCTTACCTTTGGATTCAATTACATTGTTATCCCCTATTTTCATTGCCTGTGAATCTACAAGTCTTAGTTAAGAATATTTCAGTGCTTTTGGTTTGCATACTTCTTTCAGTCTGGATTCCTCTGAACCAAGTTCCTTTTGCAGTTCCTTCCTATTCAGGAAATACAACTCGGGCAAGTACTGTACATTGCTGTTTCTATAGCACAGCAAGAGTTAAACTGCTTGTCAAATGCAGATACCATCTTATAATCAGTTAGTTGACAAAAGGCCAACACAACACAACTGATCCACTTCAGCTAGATGTCACTTGAAAGTTCCTGGAACACCCATTATTGTAACCTTTAGTTTAGTCAGAAGGAGCCCATGGGCCCCAGAGGGTAAATTCTAAGGATTCCCCATTGCCTCAAAGCAAGCAAATATGTGGCCCTAGGTTTGACATTTGAGCAGTAGGTTTACTTTCTAGAGGCATAAAGATCATTCTGCAATTTCAGAAGTTGGTTGCCAAGTTTCTGAACAGCAGATCAAgggacttgggaggggggagaacaacAGCATTAAGTAAGTAGTGCAGTTCCTAAGAATGCTGCTTACATCCGAACTACAGTTATTGTGCTCCAATCCAGCAAGCAGTTATAGATGAGGCATGATGCACTCAACTACTCTCAGCAGAACAAGTTAGAAATAGTTGGAGCATCCAATCGTTGTTCATGAAGAACTTCAACTGTGAAAGAACCCCTACAGCCACAAAAGGTCTTTTAACTCAAGTTCTGCAGGCATAGGCAGAACAAGCATAGCGAGTTTAAGAGAACTCACAGCTTATTTACCAGGACACCTCTTAATGCACAAAATGTCATTGTATCATGAAGTTTAACCCGTTTTAAACTGCCTTCAGGGCTTGGAACTCCCAAGAGCTGATCTATTTAACTTCAACAAATCAAACCTCTAGGCCTCTTAACCCAGAAAGCTAAGCAAGACAGAAGTCACTGCCCATAATATATGCTTCCTTTCATGCAAGGGAACCCCACAGATGTTTTTATTGTACAGCCTGCCACTTTCTAAGCAGACACGCATCCTCTATTATTAGGAAGATGTCCTATTAAATGTGACTAAACTGCACTAGAGGAAACCCCTGGTTACAAAAACCAGTAAGAGATGGAGCATCACTGGAATGGTTCTTCATTACTACAGCATTCTCTAGCCATTTTTTTCCGGTGCAGATATGCAGCTTTCCCCATATCTTAAATACTGGTCTTCAGAAGGATACAACAGCCAACTTCAAACACGTTGTTGGTACCAATAATCATTGGTTTGGCTTCTACATCTTCTGTATCAGGGGTGATGTTTTCAGGATAGCTGTAGAAGGAAATATTTTACGTTAAAAAAAAGACATCCTTATTGAGAACCAGCTATCTTTGGCAACAGTAAAGGTTTTACAGTTAAAAATTAAAGCATATGCATTAGGACAAAGCTTATCTTTCCATTTCCAGAGGACAAACCTGTTTTTTCTGGAGTACTGAAGCAGAAACAAACTTGTAAGAATGCTTTGGCAAACAAACGTGCAACAGAATTTTGTCATTAAGAATAGCAACATCAGGAAACCAGAACATTTCAGTCTCTGAAATCCACCTGCCGcagattttaaagagacagtcCTTCAGCAGAAACCGTCTAAAGGAGATCAGATTGTGGAAATGCTGAATTAGAATTTACAAGACCGAGCACCACCACAGGAGGTCTGAATCATGACAAAGGCTTCCTTCATTATATCACACCAATGCCAAGTCAATTATCACTAAACATAAGCTGTCACTCACTTACCTTCATAATTTTAAATTTGTTACAAGATCAGCCTCACTTCATTTCCACTTGCAAATTCCCTCTGCTGTTTTCAATTTCTCTTCTATGCTCACTTCTAAAGATTTTCCTTCATATGTTGCCCacaaagcttatgctgaaatggCCTCCAAGATGTCAGAAAACTGTATTTGATGTTACAGAACAATATGGCAACCCCTCCTGAAGTTTTTACCAACGTTTGAACTCTTTGATTCATGAAGTGAATTGTGAACTGAAGTTCTCCTGCTTATTTAATACAATGCCATTAGTGTGCGTAGCACATTACAAGAGAGAACACATTTTAATGGAAGAATTTTTCTTCTTAGCTGTTGTATAAACTAAGTTGTAATACACTGACACTTCATACAGCATCCCAAAGAGGTTCAGTTCACCTTATGCAAGTTTAAATGTAATAGTGGAAAAGGCAGACAActaaaaatctattaaaaatagaaGTAATTTCTATTACGGTAGTTTATTGCATTTAGCCCCGCAGCTCTTGGTGGCAATTACTGCAACTACATTGGTTCCTTGGCAATGCCCTCGTTAATGACACTGATGTACAACATACCAAATGATACTAACCCATTTATGATAATTGCCTGTTCTTCTATGAGGTTACCTTCCCCAATCACTATTGGTCCAGCTTCTGCAATAATCCGTGCTTTGGGGTGAATCACTGTCCTAGGACCTGTGGAAGAGACCATAGCGCTGAAACAGGAGTAAACGTTATTTGAGGTATTTCAAGGAATCAGATAATCTTGATCAGGAGTCTCAACTGAAGACACCGATTTGTCTCCAGTACACGATTGCCACATTCATTACTCTATAAGGAACCAAAGAAAAATCTTCAGATATCTCACAGTTATATACTCAAGAGACATCAACCACATTTTCAAGCACTGGATAAGGCTTTTCATGTTTCCTGCAGCGAAAGAGTATTTCAGACCCAGTGcaattccctccctgccccaagcaCCTATTATCTTTCTCACAAATGGCCTGTTCAGATTATCTTCTCCCCAAGTATAGTGGGGAACCAAGATTGCTTTCCCACTCAGCCTCATGGCATGCCTGTTCCCCACCCCCAGGCATTTATGTATAGGTGTTATGTTCACATAAATGCACAGGCACACACTTTAACACAATGATGCGTAGGTCCAAACAGCAGAACGTACGTACTACATACTGTTTGAGAATTGACTGTGCAACTTTAGTCTACAGTAATACATCTCACAACATGgaggagccattccagaaagtTGGGTGCTGTGTAAACCACACTATTAAAATTATGTCTATGAGACAATAAACTGGTGCTAACTGGCCCCAGGCTTCCCAGAATATATTGCTCCGATTGGTTAAATACCTGTTAATCACGCTGGGACAAAGAGAGCTGTAACAAATCAGtcctaaaggaagcagcattatgggaGGTATTACTGTGCACAGATTGGATTTCATGCAGATAACCTTATTCAAAAGTTACACCCACATGTGGCTGTCCAGCATGACAGCAAAATAAAGTAAGAAGGTATTAtatgctcactacacacacagAGAAGCTCATCTAGTCTGGCCTATTTTAATCAGGTCCTTTTTTAAGAAGAGACTAAGTGATTTTAAAGCATTCTATGATTACAAAAATTACCTATAACAAATGCTTTTCACACactgctcccacccaccccatgttcatcttgaatatattcaagGTTTTAAAATCTGGTTAAGAATTATGCACACACACCAAGAGTAGGGGTGGGTTAAGTTTTCAACTtttaaggctcctggacctttaacaattgtgtagcagggatttcagcaggtgcagcttgtcttctcacagagttggaaggttgACCACCTCTGATCTACAGCATCACTCTTGTATCCTCATCACTACTTCTGCTCATTCCAGCTTTgaacaagtagccccagggccttTTAAGTGATTCATTATCATCTATTATCCAAGACATATCACCTCAAATGCTTTTTTAGGTTCAGAGAGTTGTTTAATTAACCTCCAAGGTGCCAGTAGTAATAACAGCACACTCTTACCAATGGTCACATCTCCCTTGATTTCACTCTCCACACAAACAACTGCTCCAGGAGCAATCTTGACACTGGAAAAGAAAACATCAGCAGAAATGAAAACAATGCCTGGTATTCCTAGCCAAACAGACACATGTGAAAAGAAGTCCACCCAATTAATTTCAAGGGAACATACTGCCCAAACAAGCATACAAAGAGTTCTAAAGCTATACAGGCCAAGTTATTGAAAGAGCCAACCTGAATTCCCACAGCAAAAAAATTGCCTTTCTCCTACAGTTTAATCTAGAAAATGTTCTCCACCTGTTGTGACAAGTGCCCCATTTGTGACCCAATTTCCTGTATTTTTGGACATTTAACTCTCAGAAGTTCCTGCGCAAGTTTAGCAATTTTTGAGTTGCTGTTAAAAAAATTCTGCAACGGTCTTGTTCTTTGTCTAGAAACTCAATTATTCCAAAAACATTTGCTGGATATGGCTTCAGGGTACAGCTTCCTGTGCAGGGCATCTTTTCTGCTTAGCAACAGAACTACCACTAGGTAGCTAGCAGTTAGACTCTGGCAACTGCCCATCTCCTCTAAATCCAGATGATTAAAAGAGAGAAAATGTATTCACAGATATGCTTCTCAACATTGGTTCTTCCACCCTCTTTGGAACAGTGGATGAGAAAGGAAGCTAGCAAGTCCTAGATCCATAAGGAAACTGCTGTGGCTGCTCATTACTTGCATCTGAAATCTTTGATTAGTAGTACATGGCACTTGCCAACACATCTTGCACTCTGGAGCTGTAAAGTTTCACATTAAAGAGGCAAGCTTTTCTGGAGTTATGCCTAGAATCTGCAGCTCCTTTGCTTTGGAGAAGAAACAAAGGTGACAGGATCCCAGGAATCTCCCTTCCCTTGTACCAACTTTACACAGTAACCTATAAGTTGCTGCATCTCCATGCTCTTGCTCAGTCTTCACCTGACTCTTGGCATCAACCCTAAAATCTGCCTTCCATCTCTCCATTGCACTGCTGCCTAGTTTCCTCACCTACATTTTTGTTTACCCTTGTTGCTTTCTCAGTTATCAACATCAGCAGCCACTCCCACTTGCCTCCCTCCTCAACCCTCCCCCCATACCATCCTGCCAAACAGAACTCAGTCATCAGCAAGAGTGTTAAATAACTTTTCCCCCTAACAAGGCCAATTCcattgtttcaaatggaaaaagCTTTTCTTTTACATGTTTGATATAAGCACCATTTGCCAGGAACACAATGCCCCCCCCACATAAATTAGGAGCTACCTGTAccaagatctcccccccccccccaatttttcagCCACTGGTCCAATAAAGGGAAAGCAGAAAAGGGTATGGGTGTACTAACCATGAGGCGCTaaccccttggtcagcctgcctcctcccaggactcaTGCTCTCTGCCATTATTTGCCTCCCTTTTTCCTGACACCAGTGTACTgacatttggtggtggtgggggtaagCAGCAAGTACCTTTTTCTGGAACACCACACATTCATGTCATGTACTTTGCTTGTCTTTTCAAATATCCAGCATAGGATTAAACAAGGAGTAACATAAAACCTGGCATGAGTTctaagctgcagtcctaactctaagttacctaggagtaagtctgaGTACAACAGGACTGCCTTCTGaacagtcatgcataggattgcactgttacaagATATCTATACATTCCAAGGTCAACCTCTCAAGTTACACAAACATCCAAGACATCATTTTTGAAAATATGCCATTATGTAATAGTACATTTGCCTCAGCTGTATGTTTGGAAACATGCATCATTCAGATGTGTACATACAAGATAAACTTAGCTGCAGTGCCTTGCCAAGTACACACTCAATGGCACACCCACGTCAAAGAAGGGGTTTTTAAACCCAATTGGTCAGTCATAACCTTTACTGGCGTATATAAAATAGCCGTTGCAGTTACAGTTTCAAATACAAGTCATAATAATAAGAGTTAACTATCCCCCTGTACTCCATATCTTCATCTGCTGCTCTTCACCACTAGCTCCAGGAAGGCAGCTACCTTTTCTACCGAGCCTGGGGCATTAATGGACAGGATATATCTTAAGATCTCACTCTCCTGGCAATTGCCCTTCTTCTTGGAGCACAGCACTGGGTCTAAAAGCTTCAAACGGGCTGCATAACAAAGTGGGCAGTACAGGATCATATGGGCAAGCAATTCAACTTCTCCCAGCTCACACACAAGACACCTATCATAATAAGGGATCCCCTTATATCTGCCATCTGTCACAGCCGAGGGCCCTGCTGTCAGTTTCTGGTGCAGGAGAGCTTGAACCTGACATAAAGCAGAGATACTGCTGTAttgactaagagcccaagcctatccaactttccagcgctggtgcagccacaatgcaaccttgaggtaagggaacaaatgtttccataccttgaaaaggcctctgtgattgccccaccaacacaggatgcaacatgtgccccattggcacagctgtactgacactggaaaattggttaggattgggccctcaatcaggagagaaaggcagacccCTTTTGCACCAGATCTAGCCAATTCACAGGTTTTATACTGCCTGCCAATTGCAAGAAGTGGCATTGCTGAGCCCCTAAGGCCTTCTGTACGTGAAAGAAGGGCCTCAAGCAAATGCTCCTAGAGCACTACTGTAAGTAACGTGTAAAATCAAAGTACTTTTGAGGATTCATCTTGCCCTGGGAGGGCCTAGGTGAATGGCACTTTCTGACagcccacaaacacacacaacacctaTCATTATAAGGCAGTGGGTATGCCTTGCGCCCAGGTATGCCCTGGGGTATGtatacccccaggggtacttgaaaaagaattgaaaaatgGCAAGAGGCAGGTCAGTATCAGaataccttgcagggctggcattagaatgaCTCGCAGGGCTGATATAAGgggcacaatttatggaaatgggttgccgaggggtacacaagtgaaaagaTGCTGGGAGCCACTGTTGTAAGGAACTCCCTTGTAACCGTCATCAATCACCCAATTTGTTTTCCCTCTCAAAACCGAAgggagagaggggaagaaaaTGACAAATCAAAATAAGCAATCAAAATTAGTGAGCAACCCacagacagcccagtcctctgtgtgtctcctcagaagtaagccccattagtgtcagtggggtttactcccaggaaagtgtgggtaagactgGGCTTCCCTTTTCTTCCTACAGAAAGCAAGAGCAGGAGCCACAGAAAAGGCtggagcaaaacaaaaacaagccgCAACTGCTGCGGCTCCTCGAGACCAGATTCGGTGCAGCAGCACAAGCCTTTGTGGGCTGCAGCCCACTCTGTCAGCTGCACCAGGCAGAGGGGTACAGAGGGAAaccgagcatgtgcagagcgtcCCCAAGCCCAGAGCCCACCAGACAGACACAGACTGCTCTGCTCAATGAGTAGAACGGCTCAGCCACTGTCATGGGGAGACTAGCGCCTCTTGCGCTCTGCTGACTCAAGCTCTGCCACCAGCAGAGACTCTCAGCGCCCCCGccccccaggcagccaccaccaggCCAGGTCGCCTcacctcttctgcaccttctccgcCATCTTTTCCACCCCGGGATCCATAGCTCGGCTTGCGACGAAGCAGCCTTCGGAGAGTGCGGTAGAACGAGCGAAGGAGGAGAGCGCCATTTCCGGATCGATTCATCCGGCACTCGATTGGAATGCACTCGGCGAATCAACCTTTGATAAAGGACACCTGGGCGGGGCTTAGCGCTGCTCTTCTCCAATGAGAACACAGGAAAGCGGACGGCCCCGCCCATTCCCTCCTCCCGCCCTTCCGACCTTCTCCAAGCGCACGTTCATATTCTCGCGGTATGGAAATCTCGCGGTGTTTCCATGAGAGAGCAGTGGTTCATGGTCACAGTGGTGCTAGTAGAGTTCAGGACAGGAGCTTGGGCTGGGGCTGCGTTTAACCCATTGGTGCCCAGGcaacatttgattcctgttgcgtatatgcaacgttgggcagaagcgGCTTTAATGACAGCCCCCCTATCCTTAAATTCATCCGGTGCAGAGCCTCTTGGGTGCTCACCTGTGGAATTTTGGTCTGACGTGTTAGGGGCACTGATGTCCCCCACCGGAGATGGTGACGCTGTCCGCAGCCTGTCCCCCAAACACTTCATAGGCCTCGCTAAATAAAAGTTTGTTGTGAAAGCGCAAGTGCCAGCACTGCGGTGCAGTGAGGAGACTGTGAAACTTGAACCCAGGACCCCTGGGTTTGAACCCCCTTCACCAGCGCAATCCTATGTACgttttcctggaaataagccccactgaacacagcagaacttacttctgagtgaggGCTGTGGCTGACCGTGACTATCAGTTAATtgaacctacttcacagggttggtGTTTAAATGCAATGAGCTATACAGTGGCGCAGTCAGAGGGAgcgcaaagcactaggttttgcagggagccttactactgacccctccactttggagccattccgggcggtgggagcaaaatggcctccctcacccagaaacgcccccccatgccctcccgctaccctctcccaccctttgCGCCACCTGATGCAAACCTAACTGCCTCAGCCAGCGCAGTGACAGGATCTGGCGCtggcaggctggtgcatgtccttaTGCCAGCATGGCCTGCTGATCACACTGAATGTACGTAGAATAGGTGCAGCTTAATTACATTCAGCAGCATCTTACCTGGCTATACAGTtaagagagtggggggtgggtgggagggaagctgTGCAAAAGCATTTTGTGACCATGTGCGTGTTTTTACATTGCAAAGTAAGATGCTCTTGTCCTTCCTGCTTCCACCCAGATATTTAATGTCTAAGAATTCAGGTGACAACACTGAAACCTGGCGAATTCTAGTGTGTGTACACCAAGGGCCAAACTACGCATAATgttaaatgtgcattttttttagaaGCTTGACTTTACTCTAGAGAAGCATCCACATGGGGTTTCAAACCAGGACTAAGGACAGAGCACACACGCGCgcgtgtgcgctctctctctctctctctctctctctctccccccccccgtgtgtgtgtgattgtgtgtTTTACCTTCATGCTATTTTCCTGTTGAATATTGTCTCCCTCCATGTGGTCATTTAATCCTGAAAGTGCCATTTACTACAATGAAATaagaagaaaaatttaaaaacatcTATATGCCATATCACATCAAAGGCAAGACTGGGACAGTGATTTATCAGGGGTAGGAACCAGAAAATAGGGACTACCCCTGGTAAATAGGAACAGATGGTGATTATGGCATTTGACTATCAGACTGATCCACGCCATCAAGTATATGAAAATAATGTTCCATGCCAACCACAGTTGTACTTCTCATCCAACCAGCATTCATGTGATGGTAACTATTGGAGAAGGTACATAAGATTGAACTTCTGCTCTTTTCATTCTTTAGAAAGATGACAACAGCTCAAACGATTTTCAGGGTCATGGTGGTGTTAAAATAATCTGGTATTTTGGCTCTTATCTCTGCTTTTACCTGTTCTTGTAATCAGTATTCGGAACTAACTCAGCAGAACAAGCATGCCATGTCTGTCAGTCCAAGGTTTGTAACACAGAAGCTCAGCAGAAATGGCATTTGGGCAAACTAAGGCTATATTTTCTTTGACTGTATATTTCAGGAAATCCAGGTCAGATAGCCAGGTTTCCTTAGCACACTGACAGATATGGCTGACCTTCGTTATCTAGGTGACCTCTGTTACTGGCTCACCCCAATATAGGGGAATAGGCAGTCATGAGCTGAGAGCATTGATTTAGCTGAGGCAGGACTAGGAGACCACCCGTAAATTAGCATTTTGAAAAGCAGGATCTCAATGACCTGGGAACAACCATTTTTATTTCATGCGACAGCTTTATATCAGCTGGCTGCTTTCCCATTTGCTGTTTTGTTTCATTATCTATGTGCCTCCAAGCATCTGTCTACAAATGCAAGGTAAGTCTGCACATTTAGTATGTTATTATAATTATTGGTTTATTTCAATAAAGTACCACCCGCAAGGACCACCaaacaccatctcaagtaccatcGGAGCTGATATGTTACCAAAGAAACTGGTAATACCTGTTACCAAAGAAGCTGGCATGGAGGAATTACAGttgaacctctttaagttgaccacccaagggacttgaggaattggtcaacactggggggaaaaaggcatttaaatattatcatgtttagctcccaggacaacaaatgcaaggccaagttattatttagattggatttttaaaaagttttattgtaaATATCAATGAAAACTGATCCTcctgtgatgcttactatttatatcatctatatctatatcaagagatagagaataaacagcccacaatcagtgttttaaaaaccccctgaaaattcataagcttaaaagaaattgtaagttaaaaaaaaaacaacttggtttcatagcaggcaggcagaccaatgctatcctttgccagcccatagcatgtagcatgttacatagccccaacagctaaaaaaaaacacacttttttacttaggctgcctggcctccaatgggtctcctcagattcactaaatgccagaaggtgttagATACCGTCcttcactaaaagctgttgagaaaacacagtcagggaataagaggacaggttctctcatggattgggaactagttgaggaccaggaaacagagagtgggtgtcaatggacaattgacaaaaaaagtggaaagaggcagaaagtggagtgcctcaaggatctgtcctgggcctggtgcttttcaacatcttcatgaatgacctggaaacagggataagcagggaggtggaaaagtttgtggatgacagtaaacttttctgagtggtgaagaccagaagggattctgaagtgctccagaaggatctctccaaactgggagaataggcagcaaaatagcagttgtgtttcaatataagtgtaaagtaatgcactggtgatgggaaccaaagtgaaaggacagtggcttcactatgcacaagcagtatcatgttcagtgggcaacttacggagggtaaattaatattctgtgcaatggttgaagtggtcaagatacaacttacggaggtggtcaatacagagagattggtctcccatagtgtatatgcagtgtctgtccatactgtgaaaattaggtcaacttaagaaggtggtcattatagagaggtagTCAACTTTCAAGgttctactgcaggggtgtccaaagtttttggcaggagggccacatcatctctctgacactgtgttgggggccaggggaaaaaaagaattaatttacatttcaaatttgaatacatttacataaataaataatatattagagatggaacttatataaatgaatgatagtcttgcaatagcttaaggcctataaaaggccttgcacaaagcaaacccagcctttcctttgctgccactgctgcatcacagatgtgaaacagcaagcagtggagggagcccttgtcccacagctcacatgagaggtcaaacagttggctgtcacactgagagcagttgcatcaggccagcgttggctccagcaagtctctggcgggccagaggctcattggagactgggggctccctgagggccaaattgggagtccttaagggccacaagtggccccagggctggggtttgggcaccctgttctactgtattaaaaaatatatccATCTAAGATCATGGGGGACCAGCTCTTGCTGCAGCTTTCGGAAAGAAGAAGGTCGAGTttggtgtcacaaacgtgcttttcAGCACGTTCACAATACCCTAGGtcagtgcag is a window from the Tiliqua scincoides isolate rTilSci1 chromosome 2, rTilSci1.hap2, whole genome shotgun sequence genome containing:
- the DCTN6 gene encoding dynactin subunit 6, whose protein sequence is MDPGVEKMAEKVQKSVKIAPGAVVCVESEIKGDVTIGPRTVIHPKARIIAEAGPIVIGEGNLIEEQAIIINGYPENITPDTEDVEAKPMIIGTNNVFEVGCYSQAMKIGDNNVIESKAYVGRNVILTSGCIIGACCNVNTYEVIPENTVIYGADCLRRVQTERPQPQTLQLDFLMKILPNYHHLKKTMKATSTPVKS